In the genome of Siniperca chuatsi isolate FFG_IHB_CAS linkage group LG17, ASM2008510v1, whole genome shotgun sequence, one region contains:
- the tmem222b gene encoding transmembrane protein 222 isoform X1, which produces MADVVDKDTMKNYHIASEKMNPENSRYPYCIVWTPIPVLSWLLPFIGHMGICTSTGVIRDFAGPYFVSEDNMAFGRPTKYWMLDVSKVYASGSNAWDTAVHDASEEYKHRMHNLCCDNCHSHVAMALNLMRYENSTSWNMVNLCLLALIHGKHVSCAGFLKTWLPFLMLMGIILTVALALNLR; this is translated from the exons TTGTTGATAAAGACACCATGAAGAATTACCACATAGCGTCTGAGAAAATGAACCCAGAGAACAGTCGCTATCCTTACTGTATCGTGTGGACACCTATCCCCGTGTTGTC atgGCTGCTTCCATTCATTGGCCACATGGGAATCTGCACTTCCACTGGTGTCATCCGGGACTTTGCTGGACCTTACTTTGTCTCA gaagACAACATGGCTTTTGGAAGACCAACAAA GTACTGGATGCTCGACGTTAGCAAAGTCTACGCTAGTGGTTCCAATGCCTGGGACACAGCGGTACACGATGCTTCGGAGGAGTATAAGCACAGGATG CACAACCTCTGCTGTGACAACTGTCACTCACATGTTGCCATGGCTCTGAATCTGATGCGATATGAAAACAGCACCTCATGGAACATGGTCAACCTCTGCCTCCTCGCTCTGATCCATGGAAAACATGTCAG CTGTGCAGGCTTTCTGAAGACCTGGCTGCCTTTCCTGATGTTGATGGGCATCATTCTCACAGTGGCCCTGGCCCTCAACCTGCGGTGA
- the tmem222b gene encoding transmembrane protein 222 isoform X2, with product MADVVDKDTMKNYHIASEKMNPENSRYPYCIVWTPIPVLSWLLPFIGHMGICTSTGVIRDFAGPYFVSEDNMAFGRPTKYWMLDVSKVYASGSNAWDTAVHDASEEYKHRMHNLCCDNCHSHVAMALNLMRYENSTSWNMVNLCLLALIHGKHVRTLSGLWVGGNHT from the exons TTGTTGATAAAGACACCATGAAGAATTACCACATAGCGTCTGAGAAAATGAACCCAGAGAACAGTCGCTATCCTTACTGTATCGTGTGGACACCTATCCCCGTGTTGTC atgGCTGCTTCCATTCATTGGCCACATGGGAATCTGCACTTCCACTGGTGTCATCCGGGACTTTGCTGGACCTTACTTTGTCTCA gaagACAACATGGCTTTTGGAAGACCAACAAA GTACTGGATGCTCGACGTTAGCAAAGTCTACGCTAGTGGTTCCAATGCCTGGGACACAGCGGTACACGATGCTTCGGAGGAGTATAAGCACAGGATG CACAACCTCTGCTGTGACAACTGTCACTCACATGTTGCCATGGCTCTGAATCTGATGCGATATGAAAACAGCACCTCATGGAACATGGTCAACCTCTGCCTCCTCGCTCTGATCCATGGAAAACATGTCAG GACATTATCAGGACTATGGGTGGGGGGAAATCATACATAA